A DNA window from Haloactinospora alba contains the following coding sequences:
- a CDS encoding gamma-glutamyl-gamma-aminobutyrate hydrolase family protein, translating into MVRPVIGVSGYAEQARWGQAWDMPTTLLPRAYVDSLVDVGAAPVVLPPVPEAAVSVAERLDGLVLAGGGDIGPERYGAAPDGNSTGVQRSRDGSELGLLAAALEAGIPVLGICRGMQVLNVARGGTLHQHLPEVLGSDEHRQRLARFDPHPVTVAPDTHTARALGRTELDVPSYHHQGIAELGEGVVATAWAADGTVEALEYAGTPGVLGVQWHPEMGTDPSLFGWLTSRARAPGRRKGETAR; encoded by the coding sequence GTGGTCCGCCCCGTGATCGGAGTGTCGGGCTATGCCGAACAGGCACGGTGGGGGCAGGCGTGGGACATGCCGACCACCCTCCTCCCCCGCGCCTACGTCGACTCGCTGGTCGACGTAGGCGCCGCACCGGTGGTGCTGCCGCCGGTTCCGGAGGCGGCGGTGTCGGTGGCGGAGCGGCTGGACGGTCTCGTCCTCGCCGGCGGGGGCGACATAGGACCGGAACGCTACGGTGCCGCGCCGGACGGCAACAGTACCGGCGTCCAGCGGTCCCGGGACGGTTCGGAACTCGGCCTGCTGGCGGCCGCCCTGGAGGCCGGGATCCCGGTGCTCGGCATCTGCCGCGGGATGCAGGTCCTGAACGTGGCCCGGGGCGGGACGCTGCACCAGCACCTGCCCGAGGTCCTCGGCAGCGACGAGCACCGGCAACGGCTCGCCCGGTTCGACCCGCACCCGGTGACGGTGGCACCGGACACGCACACCGCTCGCGCTCTGGGACGGACCGAGCTGGACGTTCCCTCCTACCACCACCAGGGCATCGCCGAGCTGGGAGAGGGCGTCGTCGCCACGGCCTGGGCCGCCGACGGCACCGTGGAGGCTCTCGAGTACGCCGGGACACCCGGTGTCCTGGGGGTGCAGTGGCACCCCGAGATGGGCACGGACCCGAGCCTGTTCGGGTGGCTGACCTCCCGCGCCCGGGCCCCCGGACGGCGGAAGGGGGAGACGGCGCGCTGA
- a CDS encoding glutamine synthetase family protein has translation MHANDNGHPLALGELRAAIESGEIDTVLVAFTDMQGRLQGKRLSGRFFLEDVLEHGTDGCDYLLAVDVEMNTVGGYAMSSWETGYGDFVMRPDLATLRRTPWQPGQVMVTADLTWHDGSPVAPSPRQVLKAQTDRLTERGWRAMVGTELEFLVYRDSYEDAWDRGYRNLTPANRYNVDYSVLGGARVEPLLRRVRNEMDGAGLYVESAKGECNPGQHEIAFRFDEAVATCDQHSIYKNAAKEIAAQEGMAITFMAKPNEREGNSCHIHISLRGADGTPVLADSDGLSAAGRHFLAGQVAALRELTLLLAPNINSYKRYVPGSFAPTTAAWGRDNRTCALRLVGHGPSLRVENRVPGGDVNPYLATAALIAAGLDGIDRELEPGEPCDGNAYAGEAPNVPGTLREALELWEKSELARTALGDEVVDHYANYARVELAAFDSAVTDWEMYRCFERL, from the coding sequence GTGCACGCGAACGACAACGGCCACCCCCTCGCCCTGGGCGAGCTGCGCGCCGCCATCGAATCCGGCGAGATCGACACGGTCCTGGTGGCCTTCACCGACATGCAAGGACGACTGCAGGGGAAACGGCTCTCCGGACGCTTCTTCCTCGAGGACGTACTCGAACACGGCACCGACGGGTGCGACTACCTGCTCGCCGTCGACGTCGAGATGAACACCGTCGGCGGCTACGCCATGTCCTCCTGGGAGACGGGCTACGGCGACTTCGTCATGCGTCCCGACCTCGCCACCCTGCGCCGCACACCATGGCAGCCCGGACAGGTCATGGTCACCGCAGACCTCACCTGGCACGACGGCTCTCCCGTCGCTCCCTCGCCCCGGCAGGTCCTCAAGGCCCAGACCGACCGGCTCACCGAGCGGGGCTGGCGGGCCATGGTGGGCACCGAACTGGAGTTCCTCGTCTACCGCGACTCCTACGAGGACGCCTGGGACCGCGGCTACCGGAACCTCACCCCGGCCAACCGCTACAACGTCGACTACTCCGTGCTGGGCGGCGCCCGCGTGGAACCACTGCTGCGGCGCGTCCGCAACGAGATGGACGGGGCCGGGCTGTACGTCGAGTCGGCGAAGGGCGAGTGCAACCCGGGACAGCACGAGATCGCGTTCCGGTTCGACGAGGCCGTCGCCACCTGCGACCAGCACTCCATCTACAAGAACGCGGCCAAGGAGATCGCCGCCCAGGAGGGCATGGCCATCACGTTCATGGCCAAACCCAACGAACGCGAGGGCAACTCCTGCCACATCCACATCTCCCTGCGGGGCGCCGACGGCACACCCGTCCTCGCTGACAGCGACGGACTCTCCGCCGCGGGCCGGCACTTCCTCGCAGGCCAGGTCGCCGCGCTGCGCGAACTCACCCTGCTGCTGGCGCCCAACATCAACTCCTACAAGCGCTACGTCCCCGGAAGCTTCGCCCCCACCACGGCGGCGTGGGGACGGGACAACCGCACCTGCGCCCTGCGCCTCGTCGGCCACGGCCCCAGCCTGCGGGTGGAGAACCGCGTCCCCGGCGGGGACGTCAACCCCTACCTGGCGACAGCCGCTCTCATCGCGGCCGGGCTCGACGGGATCGACCGGGAGCTGGAGCCGGGAGAGCCCTGCGACGGCAACGCCTACGCGGGGGAGGCGCCGAACGTTCCCGGGACGCTGCGCGAGGCCCTGGAGCTGTGGGAGAAGAGCGAACTCGCCCGCACCGCCCTGGGCGACGAGGTCGTCGACCACTACGCCAACTACGCGCGGGTGGAGCTGGCCGCGTTCGACTCCGCGGTGACCGACTGGGAGATGTACCGCTGTTTCGAGCGGTTGTGA
- a CDS encoding aldehyde dehydrogenase family protein produces the protein MTEPSSIEVIDPATNETVTTVALASAEETDAAVARARAAQPAWSARPPGERAALLRAFAAEIDTHLDELAELEVRNAGHPITQARAEAAQARDVLAYFAGAPERNSGKQIPTPGGWSVTFAEPLGVVGVIVPWNFPMPILTWGAAPALAAGNTVVVKPAELTPLTAVRLGELARAAGLPEGVLQVVPGTGAVAGERLVRHPDVAKIAFTGSTSVGKRIMAACAEDMKRVTLELGGKSANIVFADADLERAAAAAPYGVFDNAGQDCCARSRLLVQRSVFDRFMELMEPAVAGVAVGDPWNTGTEMGPLISAAHRDRVASYVPDGAPVAMRGSVPDGPGFWFPPTVLAPVSPADPAVTDEIFGPVVAVLPFDTEEEAVRIANTTDTGLSGSIWTRDVGRALRVSRGVAAGNLSVNSHSAVRHWTPFGGVKQSGIGRELGPDALDAFTETKTVFVADDT, from the coding sequence GTGACAGAGCCCTCGTCGATCGAGGTGATCGACCCGGCCACCAACGAGACGGTCACCACCGTCGCCCTCGCCTCGGCGGAGGAGACCGACGCGGCGGTGGCGCGGGCGCGGGCCGCGCAACCGGCGTGGAGCGCGCGACCTCCCGGGGAGCGGGCCGCCCTGCTGCGCGCGTTCGCCGCCGAGATCGACACGCACCTCGACGAGCTCGCCGAGCTGGAAGTGCGCAACGCCGGCCACCCGATCACCCAGGCCCGCGCCGAGGCCGCCCAGGCGCGGGACGTCCTCGCCTATTTCGCCGGCGCTCCGGAACGCAACTCCGGAAAGCAGATCCCCACCCCGGGAGGATGGAGCGTCACCTTCGCCGAACCGCTCGGCGTGGTGGGGGTGATCGTGCCGTGGAACTTCCCGATGCCGATCCTCACGTGGGGCGCGGCCCCCGCGCTGGCGGCGGGCAACACCGTGGTGGTCAAACCGGCCGAGCTGACACCGCTCACCGCCGTGCGGCTCGGGGAGCTGGCGCGGGCGGCGGGCCTCCCCGAGGGGGTGCTGCAGGTGGTTCCGGGCACGGGCGCCGTGGCGGGCGAACGCCTGGTGCGCCACCCGGACGTCGCCAAGATCGCGTTCACCGGCTCCACCAGCGTGGGTAAACGCATCATGGCGGCGTGCGCCGAGGACATGAAGCGCGTCACGCTGGAGCTCGGCGGCAAGAGCGCCAACATCGTCTTCGCCGACGCCGACCTGGAACGGGCGGCGGCCGCCGCCCCCTACGGCGTGTTCGACAACGCCGGCCAGGACTGCTGCGCGCGGTCACGGCTCCTGGTGCAGCGCTCCGTGTTCGACAGGTTCATGGAACTGATGGAACCAGCGGTCGCCGGCGTGGCCGTGGGGGACCCGTGGAACACGGGCACCGAGATGGGGCCCCTGATCTCGGCGGCCCACCGCGACCGGGTCGCCTCCTACGTCCCCGACGGCGCCCCGGTCGCGATGCGGGGCTCCGTGCCCGACGGCCCCGGCTTCTGGTTCCCGCCCACCGTGCTGGCCCCGGTGTCCCCCGCCGATCCCGCGGTGACCGACGAGATCTTCGGTCCCGTGGTGGCGGTACTGCCGTTCGACACCGAGGAGGAGGCCGTCCGGATCGCCAACACCACCGACACCGGCCTCTCCGGATCCATCTGGACCCGGGACGTCGGTCGGGCGCTGCGGGTGTCCCGCGGTGTCGCGGCCGGAAACCTCTCCGTCAACTCGCACTCCGCCGTCCGGCACTGGACCCCGTTCGGCGGGGTCAAGCAGTCCGGCATCGGCCGGGAGCTCGGACCCGACGCGCTGGACGCGTTCACCGAGACCAAAACGGTGTTCGTCGCCGACGACACCTGA
- a CDS encoding 3-oxoacyl-ACP reductase, whose product MQRFAQRVAVITGAGGGIGRATALRMASEGARVVAVDADHAAGKQTAEEAGGLFVPADVTDGEDVRQAFATARDTYGSVDVAFNNAGISPSEDASILDTDLETWKRVQETNLTSVYLCCQHALEHMRTQGRGAIVNTASFVATMGAATSQISYTASKGGVLSLSRELGVQFAREGIRVNALSPGPVNTPLLQELFANDPELAQRRLVHVPFGRFAEPEEIAAATAFLASDDASFITAANFVVDGGISGAYVTPL is encoded by the coding sequence ATGCAACGTTTCGCGCAGCGTGTCGCCGTCATCACCGGCGCGGGCGGCGGGATCGGCAGGGCGACCGCACTGCGGATGGCGAGCGAGGGGGCCCGCGTGGTCGCCGTCGACGCCGACCACGCAGCGGGCAAACAGACCGCCGAGGAGGCCGGGGGGCTGTTCGTCCCCGCCGACGTCACGGACGGCGAGGACGTCCGGCAGGCGTTCGCCACCGCCAGGGACACCTACGGCAGTGTCGACGTCGCGTTCAACAACGCGGGCATCTCCCCCTCGGAGGACGCCTCCATCCTGGACACGGACCTGGAAACCTGGAAACGGGTGCAGGAGACCAACCTGACCTCGGTGTACCTGTGCTGCCAGCACGCGTTGGAGCACATGCGGACCCAGGGGCGCGGTGCGATCGTCAACACCGCCTCCTTCGTCGCCACCATGGGCGCGGCCACGTCCCAGATCTCCTACACCGCGAGCAAGGGCGGGGTCCTGTCCCTCAGCCGGGAGCTGGGCGTGCAGTTCGCCCGCGAGGGCATCCGGGTGAACGCGCTGTCCCCCGGGCCGGTGAACACGCCGCTGCTGCAGGAGCTGTTCGCCAACGACCCGGAACTCGCCCAGCGGCGCCTGGTACACGTACCGTTCGGCCGGTTCGCCGAACCGGAGGAGATCGCCGCCGCCACCGCGTTCCTGGCCAGCGACGACGCGTCGTTCATCACCGCCGCCAACTTCGTCGTGGACGGCGGTATCTCCGGCGCCTACGTGACGCCGCTGTGA